The genome window TCGGGCTTGACGACCAATACGTCTGTGGTCATGATGTCTTTTGCAATAAGCATAAGGACCTCTCAAGGTGAATCCGGATTTAACCACAGTTACGATGTCATTTCGTAACTACTCGGGACCAAAACCTTATGCTCACACGAAGCCACGGAGCACACGAAGGAAATCACAGCATGAAACGGGCTTGTTAGGAATTAAAGCCTTTCTTCGTGCCTTTGTGGCTTTGTGTGAGACTGACCTGAGTAGTTACGTCATTTCTTTAAAAGCATGAGGAATTTTATCAATCAGATCTCCGGCGATCATTGAAGCTTCGCCTTTTTCCTCAGCCGCAAGGTCCCCAGCCAGTCCGTGCAGATAAACGCCGAGACACGCGGCCTGACTTGCGCTGTATCCCTGGGCAAGGAGGCTGCCGATCATGCCGGTGAGCACGTCTCCGGTCCCGCCGGATGCCATGCCGGGGTTTCCCGTGGAGTTGATGAACACCCATCCATGAGGAGTCGCGACCACCGTGGCCGCGCCCTTGAGTACGACCGTAACGTTATACTTTCTGGCAAATTCCGAAGAGACACCGATCCTGTTCTTCTGTACATCATCGGATGATATGCCCAGCAGCCTCCCCATTTCACCGGGGTGCGGGGTCAGAATAACCGGCGCTTTTACGCGTTTAAGAATATCCGTGAATCCGGCAAGCGCATTCAACCCGTCCGCGTCGATCACCGCCGGGATCGTGAGTCGTTGAATAAGATTCCGCACAGCCTGGACCGTTTCGTAGTGTGTTGAAAGCCCCGGACCGATCGCGCAAGCGCTCATGGTTCCCATGGTCTTGAGCAGTTCTTCTTCAGACCCGATCCCCAATGTCCCTTCGATGCTCTCGGCTGAAGGGACACACATGGCCTCCGCGACCTGCGCTTGGATGATCGGGACAAGATTGTTCGGCGTTGCCACGCTCACGAGCCCTGCTCCTGCTCTGAGCGCTCCTTTGGCAGCCATGATTGCCGCCCCAGCCTTGCCCGGCGAGCCGGCGACGACCATGAGGTGACCGAAGTCCCCCTTGTGCGCATCGGACAATCTGCTGCTGAGAACGCCCCAGACAGAATCCTTATCCAACAGGCTCACCGACAGATGTTCTTTTTCCGCAACCTCCGATGGGATGCCGAGGTCCGCAACGCGCACCGTGCCCGCGTACCCCGCGCCGGGATAGAGCACGAGTCCGCGTTTCAGGAATGCCATGGTCACCGTAAGGTCGGCCTTGACCGCCACGCCCATGACCTCGCCTGTATCCGCATTGATCCCCGTGGGAATGTCCACGGCGACAACAGGAGCGCCCGAGGTATTGATCATCTTCACGGCCTGCGCATACGCGCCTTTCAGGGGAGATGACAGACCCACGCCAAGCAACGCGTCAACAAGAACATCCGACCATGCAATAATATCGGAAAGAGAACGGGAAGACGCATTCTGCACGATCTCGACATCCATCTTGCGGAGAATGGAGAGATTGATCTTTGCTTCCCCTTTGATCGCGCCAAAGGATGCCAGCAGCGCGACCCGCACCGGTACGCCGCTGATCCTGAGCCGCCGCGCGAGCGCCAGGCCATCGCCGCCGTTATTCCCCTTGCCGCAGAGGATGCCGACCCGAACCCCTTCAAGGCCGTCGAAGAACTTCTCCATGGCAATCATGACGGCTACTGCCGCGTTCTCCATCAGGACCGTGCCGGGGATGCCGAAGTCCCTGATCGCCCTGCGGTCGATGTTCTTCATTTGCTGTGTGGTGACGATTTTCATAGAAGGATAATTTAAAAATCAGGATCAGGGATTTTCACCAGAGCTATAGAACGTTGCCCCCACCAGCACCACCTGCGCCACGGCATATCCTTCATCGTGCGAGTAGCTGAGGAGCACTTGTTTCACACCCTTGAGGTCCATGAGGTCCTTCACCCTGCCGGAGAGGTTCACGATCGGGCCGCCGCCTTCGCCGTGAAGCACCTCTATGTCCGTCCACTTTACGCCCGCGCTCCATCCAGTGCCGATGGCCTTGAGCACCGCTTCCTTGGCAGCGAACCTGCCTGCGTAGTGCTGGGCGGGATATTTCTGGCGTGTACAGTATTCCCGCTCGCGCTCCGTGAACACCCGCTCAAGAAAACCTGCATGGTCCTTCCCTGCCTTGTCGATGCGGTCGATCTTCACCAGGTCAACTCCGATGCCGACTATCATGGTACCCCCCGTGCTGCCACAAATTTACAATTCCCAATTTTACATTATCAATTTTCGTATCTACTCAGGTCAAAATCTGTTAGCCGCAAAAGAACCCCCGATAAGACATTTCGCGGGCAGGCTCCAGGATCGCAGAGAGAATTGAAACTGAAATACATGTTATCAGGTTTTTTCTTTGAGTTCTCTGCGTGCTTCTCTAAGTGGCCGGTTCATTTTTTAGGCCATTTGCGGCCAACCTGAGTCGTTACCAATTTCCAATTAACGCTCTCATCTCCCTCACCGCCCGCTCCATCCCAACGAGCGCTGCCCGTGAGATGATGCTGTGGCCGATGTTCAGTTCCTCCACCTCGGGAATACGCGCTATCTTCCGCACGTTCACGTAGTTCAGACCGTGTCCCGCGCCCACGCGGAGCCCCAGGCTCCCGGCGAGCTTCGCCGCCTCGGTGATCTTCTCAAGCTCACGCCCGCGGTCTTTTTCGGTCTTCGCGTTCGCATACGCGCCGGTGTGGATCTCCACCCAGTCCGCGCCGGACTTCCTTGCCGCCGCGATCTGGTTATCATCGGGATCGATAAAGAGGCTGACCACAATGCCGCCCTGCTGGAGACGGCTTATAAAGGATTTCATGAAATCGGTCCGTGAGGCCACCTCAAGACCGCCTTCGGTCGTGAGCTCTTCCCGCTTCTCCGGGACCAGCGTGGTAATGTTCGGTTTGACCTCGAGCGCTATACGCTGCATTTCGTCGGTCGCCGCCATTTCGAGGTTCAGTTTCGTCTGCACGGTCTCTCGCAGCAGCCGCAGGTCCCGGTCCTGAACATGCCGCCGGTCCTCGCGCAGGTGCGCGATGATGCCTTCCGCGCCCGCCAGCTCTGCGAGTATCGCCGCCGCAACCGGATCGGGCTCCATGCCCTTCCTCGCCTGTCGGATCGTGGCAATGTGGTCGATATTTACGGACAATCTGGGCACGTTGCTCTACCTCCTGCACTGCCTGCTGGATGCTGTCCCTTGTGGTTTGATTCTATCATCTCTCTATTCAAATATCCAGAAAATTTGTTTGCCCCGTAACCGTTCAAGCATGCGAAAGGCGACTGATTACAGCGACTGATTACAGCCTTGACCCTGACCCGTGCCTCTGGTATATTTGCATTATTGTACAAAACCTCGGGAGGTAAACCGTAATGATTCGTCTCGTAAAATCCATGAGTCTCGTATTTCTTCTGATTGCAACGGCGGCGCTTCCGGCGATCTCCGAGGAATCAAAGACCGTGACCGCCGAAGGCGTGGCCGCGATCCAGGGAAATGCCCGCGATATTGCCCGCGATGCCGCTCTTGAGGATGCCCAGAAACGCGCTGTGGAACAGGCGATCGGCATTCTGATCGACTCGCAGACCCAGGTCGAGAACTACCAGCTCATCAGCGACAAGATCCTGTCGCAGACCAAGGGGTACATCAAGCGGTACAATGTCATCAGTGAAACGGTTGACAGCGGTCTTCTTCGCGTCCGCATCAACGCGGAAGTCGCCCTCGGCCGGCTGACCGATGATCTCTCGGGTATCGGCATCCTCCTCGGCCGTATGCACAAGCCCCGGACCATGGTCATGATAGCGGAACAGAACATCGGGCAGACGGTCATTGCCTGGTGGCTGGGCGCCTATGGAGAACAAACCGACATCAGTGTCGTTGAAAACGTCTTCATGGACAAATTCACGGAAAAAGGATTTGAGTTCATAGACCACCAGATCGCGGTCAAGGAGATCAAGGTGACCGAGGCCTACCGGGTCAAGGACCTTACCGTTGCCCAGGCCAAGACGCTCGGCGCGCAGGCGGACGCCGAGGTGGTGATCATCGGCAAGGCCGTATCCAAACGTTTTGGCGAGATAGGCGGCGGGATGATTTCAGCGCAGGCGGACCTTTCAGCGAGGGCCGTGCGCATTGATACCGGTCAGGTCATCGCAACGGCATCGACGCATGCGGCCGCCGTGCATGTCTCCGATGTAACGGCCGGTACGGAAGCGCTCAAGAAAGCGGCGAATGAAGCCGCAGAGGAAATGATGGGGAAAATCCTGACCATCTATGCAAAAGAGACAGGCGGCACCCGGTCCGTCAACATCACCATCACCGGCCTGAACAAAAACCAGTTCGCGAAGTTCAAGGACGTTCTTCAGAACCAGGTGCGCGGCATCAAGGACCTGCACGAACGGAGCTTCAACGGGACAACAGCCAAAATATCGGTGGACTCGAAGAACAGCGCGCAGATACTATCGGATGAATTGCTGCTGAGGGACTTCAGTGGCTTCTCCGTGGAAGTGGTGAGCTCGACGGCGAACTCGCTGGAGTTGAAGGTCACGCCGAAATAGAACCGACGAGGGAAGCGATAATTCAGGACGGACGAAGGACGTCGTATTTCTCGATGGACGCTTTTTCGTCCTTCTTCCCTCGTCCTTCGCCCCTCGTCCCTCATTCCTCGTCCGTCGTCTTTCGTCCGTCGTCCCTCGTCGGTTCTATCAGACTACCCCACCCCCACCATTCTCTTTGCCGAGATCACGGTATTCTTGAGCAGGATAGCGATGGTCACCGGTCCTACGCCGCCGGGGACCGGCGTGATCAACGACGCTTTTTTAAATACCGCGTCAAAATCAACATCTCCCACGGTCGCGCCGTCAGGCAGAATGGTGATGCCGATGTCCACCACGATCGCCCCCTCTTTCACCATGTCCGCCTTGATGAGCCCCGGCCTCCCCGTGGCCGTGCAGAGAATATCAGCCTGTCTGGTCTCACTGCCGAGGTCGCGGGTCTCGCGATGGCAGACCGAGACCGTCGCTTCCTTGACCAGCATCATCATCGCAAGCGGCTTGCCTACCGCAAGACTTTTCCCCACGATCACGGCTTTCTTCCCCTTCGGGTCGATGTTGTAGTGCTCCAGCATCCGCATCACGCCGTAGGGTGTGCAGGGCAGGAACGTGGACCTGACCGAAAGCGTGAATTTCGGCTCGAACAGATAGGCTGTCGATTCCTCCGCCGACAGACGACCGACGGAAATAGCGCCCTGGCCATCCACGTCCTTCTCCGGAACGATGGCGTTCACGACCTTCCGGGTATCGATATTTCGCGGCAGCGGCATGAAGACCAGGATGCCATTTGCCCTCTCATCGTTGTTCAGCGTCTTGATGAGGTTCAGGATCTCATTCAGGGACGCGGTCGCGGGCAGGGTGTGGTTGAAAATATCGATCCCCGCCCGGACCGCGGCGCTCTGGATCGCCTGGTAGTACATGAATGAGGACTTGTCCTCGCCCACCAGCAGAAGCGCAAGCCCGGCGCGAATGCCGTGTTGCGCCAGCCTGGATGTCTCCTCCTTGACTGCCAGGATGATTTTTGAGGAAAGTTCGCCCCCCTGCATCAGCTGCGTCATAGGTCCTCCGAAATATTATTTATCGCAACGTGAACGCTTATTCCCGACTCATAGAAAAAGCAACACAGCATGTCATTCTGAACGTAGTGAAGAATCTCGTATTTCCAGCCAGTTCCAGTTGCGAGACCCTTTGCTTCGCTCAGGGTGACAACAAGTGGGCTTGTGCAACAGGCTCCATAATGCTTCTTATTACGGATTCGGCGCAACCGGAGAAGCGACCACATCCCGGACCTCCGTATGCCTGATCTGTCCGCCGAGGTTTGCAGTGAGACCCATAAGGGCTGCCGCGCTGAACGCCAGCACAAGCACGAAAGCATTGAACCATTTCGGCATCGTCGCGGAGCGGCGAAAGAAATACAAGCCGGCAAGACACGCGATGCCGAGGAGCTCTATCAATACCGCTGACAGTCCGGCAATTTCCTCATGTCTGCCTATGAACCCTTCTGTTACCCCGGGGAGTCCCATTACGGCTTCTTCAGCGCCCTCGCCGGTTAAATAGATGGGCACGGTTATGAGCGCGAGCAGGATGAACGCACCAATACCGGTCTTTTTGATCTCTTCGCTTCCCCTGACCAAACCGTACAAAAACAGCAGAATACTGAATAGAATACCGACCACCGGGAAATGATTGACGATAAGATGCAGATGCGCTCCGTTCAGCATACGTTCCCCTTTCTCGCGGGCCCGCTTAGGCACGCTGTTTCTCTCTGTAAAGCCTTTTTAAACTCGTCGATCTGATGGTGTATCTCGTCGTCGCTCCATTTGAGTTCCCGACCCGCGATATCAGCGATCTTCTCCGCTTGCCTCAGGCCACGCGAAGCAGTGATACCCAGGTGCATTCTGCGGAGAACAATATCGGAAAGCGTTCTCGCCCCTTCCTCAATCACGCTGTACAGGACCTGTGCATAGATATCGCTGCTTTCTGAAGAGATCGACCCGCCCAGGACCGGATGCGATGCTGCAAGTTCCAGCACCCTCTCCGTTCGCGCACCATAACAACTGATGAGATGGCGTACCAGCTCGGGCGCAACCTTGAAACGTGATGCCATTTCGGGGATTGCTTCGCGCAGGTACTGTTCGTAGTCCACAGGCAGGCCGCCGGGAAGCGGCTTTTTGTCCGTACTGCAACGGGTACTGGTTCCCAGCACCCTGCATGCCGCGTCGACCACGTCCTTTGCCATGTTGCGATAGGTGGTGAGCTTGCCGCCGGCAATGGTGATGATCCTGTTGTTCCGTCCCTCTCGAATGACCCGATGTTTGCGCGATATTTTTGACTCGCTCCTGCCCGAGAACGCGAGCGGCCGAATGCCCGCATACGAATAAAGGATCGACTCTTTCGTCAGGTTCATCTTCGGCAGGATACGCCTGCTTTCGGTAAGCAGGTACTCCACGTCATCCTGGTCCGCATACACCTCGTCCAGGTCGCCGTTGTATTTCGTGTCCGTAGTGCCGATAAGCGAGTAGGCTTCAAGCGGGATGATAAAGAACATCCTTCCGTCGCGTGAGGTGACGAAGAGCGCCTGGTTCGAAAGCTTCGGCAGCACCAGATGGATACCCTTTGTGGGAAAGATGATCTTCTTTTGGTCAAGATTGCCTGAGTGCCTTACCCGGTCGATCCACGGCCCCGCGGCATTGATCAGGACCTTGGAACGGAACGTGGAAGCCATTCCCGTGAGTGTATCCTTCGCAGTGACCACGACACCGCCATTCACCTCTTCGATCCTTTCAGCACGGACATAGTTCAGGAGCCTGGCCCCTGCCTCACGAGCGGAGATGATGTTCTCGATGACCAGCCTCTCAGGCATCGTGATCTGGTGATCGTAGAACAGCGCGCTGCCGATCAGCCCTTCCCGGTTCAGACGCGGCTCAAATCCAAGGGTCTTTCCCCTGTTGGAGGTGAAATAGTGCGGGATGTCTTTCTCGTGCGACAGCAGGTCATAAAGGTGAATGCCGATGGACATGACCGCCCTGCCGTGCGGGTCTTCCTTATAGATTGGTATGAGGATCGGCATGGGATGAATCAGGTACGGCGCCTGTTTGCGAAGAATGGCGCGCTCGATGAGAGACTCGGCAACCAGGTCCATCTCGAAGTTGGCAAGATAACGCAAGCCGCCATGGATCAGGCGCGTGGACTTCGAAGTAACGCCTGACGCGAAGTCTCCTTTTTCCAGCAAAAGACACGACAGTCCCCGCAGCGCCGCGTCCCGCGCTGCACCGGCGCCGGTGATGCCGCCGCCGATGACGATGACATCAAATTGTCGATCTGCGTCCAAAACATCCGTTCTCGGCATTCGTATCCTCCGGTATCTAACTCCTGACTCCTAACTCCGAGCCCGCAACTCCGAACGCTCTAACAGCTTTTTCAACACCCTCGGCTTATTGGAATAGATCCCGTCCACGCCCCAGGCAATGAACTGCCGCATCTCAACCTCATCATCAACGGTCCAGACATACACGTCGATCCCCTGCTCATG of Nitrospirota bacterium contains these proteins:
- a CDS encoding NAD(P)H-hydrate dehydratase produces the protein MKIVTTQQMKNIDRRAIRDFGIPGTVLMENAAVAVMIAMEKFFDGLEGVRVGILCGKGNNGGDGLALARRLRISGVPVRVALLASFGAIKGEAKINLSILRKMDVEIVQNASSRSLSDIIAWSDVLVDALLGVGLSSPLKGAYAQAVKMINTSGAPVVAVDIPTGINADTGEVMGVAVKADLTVTMAFLKRGLVLYPGAGYAGTVRVADLGIPSEVAEKEHLSVSLLDKDSVWGVLSSRLSDAHKGDFGHLMVVAGSPGKAGAAIMAAKGALRAGAGLVSVATPNNLVPIIQAQVAEAMCVPSAESIEGTLGIGSEEELLKTMGTMSACAIGPGLSTHYETVQAVRNLIQRLTIPAVIDADGLNALAGFTDILKRVKAPVILTPHPGEMGRLLGISSDDVQKNRIGVSSEFARKYNVTVVLKGAATVVATPHGWVFINSTGNPGMASGGTGDVLTGMIGSLLAQGYSASQAACLGVYLHGLAGDLAAEEKGEASMIAGDLIDKIPHAFKEMT
- the acpS gene encoding holo-ACP synthase, which codes for MIVGIGVDLVKIDRIDKAGKDHAGFLERVFTEREREYCTRQKYPAQHYAGRFAAKEAVLKAIGTGWSAGVKWTDIEVLHGEGGGPIVNLSGRVKDLMDLKGVKQVLLSYSHDEGYAVAQVVLVGATFYSSGENP
- a CDS encoding pyridoxine 5'-phosphate synthase, whose amino-acid sequence is MPRLSVNIDHIATIRQARKGMEPDPVAAAILAELAGAEGIIAHLREDRRHVQDRDLRLLRETVQTKLNLEMAATDEMQRIALEVKPNITTLVPEKREELTTEGGLEVASRTDFMKSFISRLQQGGIVVSLFIDPDDNQIAAARKSGADWVEIHTGAYANAKTEKDRGRELEKITEAAKLAGSLGLRVGAGHGLNYVNVRKIARIPEVEELNIGHSIISRAALVGMERAVREMRALIGNW
- a CDS encoding flagellar assembly protein T N-terminal domain-containing protein — its product is MIRLVKSMSLVFLLIATAALPAISEESKTVTAEGVAAIQGNARDIARDAALEDAQKRAVEQAIGILIDSQTQVENYQLISDKILSQTKGYIKRYNVISETVDSGLLRVRINAEVALGRLTDDLSGIGILLGRMHKPRTMVMIAEQNIGQTVIAWWLGAYGEQTDISVVENVFMDKFTEKGFEFIDHQIAVKEIKVTEAYRVKDLTVAQAKTLGAQADAEVVIIGKAVSKRFGEIGGGMISAQADLSARAVRIDTGQVIATASTHAAAVHVSDVTAGTEALKKAANEAAEEMMGKILTIYAKETGGTRSVNITITGLNKNQFAKFKDVLQNQVRGIKDLHERSFNGTTAKISVDSKNSAQILSDELLLRDFSGFSVEVVSSTANSLELKVTPK
- a CDS encoding bifunctional 5,10-methylenetetrahydrofolate dehydrogenase/5,10-methenyltetrahydrofolate cyclohydrolase, with the protein product MTQLMQGGELSSKIILAVKEETSRLAQHGIRAGLALLLVGEDKSSFMYYQAIQSAAVRAGIDIFNHTLPATASLNEILNLIKTLNNDERANGILVFMPLPRNIDTRKVVNAIVPEKDVDGQGAISVGRLSAEESTAYLFEPKFTLSVRSTFLPCTPYGVMRMLEHYNIDPKGKKAVIVGKSLAVGKPLAMMMLVKEATVSVCHRETRDLGSETRQADILCTATGRPGLIKADMVKEGAIVVDIGITILPDGATVGDVDFDAVFKKASLITPVPGGVGPVTIAILLKNTVISAKRMVGVG
- a CDS encoding glycerol-3-phosphate dehydrogenase/oxidase, whose protein sequence is MPRTDVLDADRQFDVIVIGGGITGAGAARDAALRGLSCLLLEKGDFASGVTSKSTRLIHGGLRYLANFEMDLVAESLIERAILRKQAPYLIHPMPILIPIYKEDPHGRAVMSIGIHLYDLLSHEKDIPHYFTSNRGKTLGFEPRLNREGLIGSALFYDHQITMPERLVIENIISAREAGARLLNYVRAERIEEVNGGVVVTAKDTLTGMASTFRSKVLINAAGPWIDRVRHSGNLDQKKIIFPTKGIHLVLPKLSNQALFVTSRDGRMFFIIPLEAYSLIGTTDTKYNGDLDEVYADQDDVEYLLTESRRILPKMNLTKESILYSYAGIRPLAFSGRSESKISRKHRVIREGRNNRIITIAGGKLTTYRNMAKDVVDAACRVLGTSTRCSTDKKPLPGGLPVDYEQYLREAIPEMASRFKVAPELVRHLISCYGARTERVLELAASHPVLGGSISSESSDIYAQVLYSVIEEGARTLSDIVLRRMHLGITASRGLRQAEKIADIAGRELKWSDDEIHHQIDEFKKALQRETACLSGPARKGNVC